A portion of the Cryptomeria japonica chromosome 5, Sugi_1.0, whole genome shotgun sequence genome contains these proteins:
- the LOC131064421 gene encoding uncharacterized protein LOC131064421 isoform X1 yields the protein MILSQRINQKFLRSRVFLLWIAYAMSTSSASSSVKRHWWLSNRMLAEKHVRKARLLLQSQESADVFSAINLLDAALKLWPRCEKALELKARALLYLRRFKDVANMLEENIPSREIDSSGSLTLSRESVELLHSYNRIEQSVAKVFFKCFVLSKLKTFLCVGMSKRAEREEWKHLVLGQACCHLGMMEDALLLLQSGKRAASAAFRHKSISRSEDCFSSEISISESDTVTQMLGNIKTLLRRRAAGLAALDAGHYLEAARHFSKIIDGKKGTPQGFLAECYAYRAAAYQSSGRVADAIADCNRTLALDPTCIEAITTRKSLYESIRCYTETLQDLEHLKLLYESILRHQKLPGPVWKQRCIRYRDAEGNLQHLNRRINDTLQRLFSPYTVDYYKLLSLQKGSCTRADVECAHRLLTLRHKPDKASHFVDRCEFVDDRDIDAVKDQAKISAAMLCRLLQKAHTSVMASIMEEEAEKKKLREANDVRRNSHLNDRSQQMLHVNDNTPRNGIRNPNQAYCYVEREIHSAMLSSDPTFVEFGCEVEQACTRTFSATNLGFRSSSDEIGCSIQDGVHRISISSEATEFGAYNSVEEDTIQQEFLDSGVFQSVSCRDMADVGNILSHTFRSDSWMKVHQGHNITPLQVT from the exons ATG ATTTTATCTCAAAGGATCAATCAGAAGTTTCTCAGGAGCCGTGTATTCCTCCTCTGGATTGCATATGCAATGTCTACTTCATCTGCTTCTTCGTCTGTGAAGAGGCATTGGTGGCTAAGCAACAGAATG CTTGCAGAGAAGCATGTAAGGAAAGCTCGACTTTTACTTCAAAGCCAAGAATCAGCTGATGTCTTTTCAGCAATAAATCTCCTTGATGCTGCTCTCAAACTGTGGCCCAGATGTGAGAAGGCATTGGAGCTTAAAGCCAGGGCACTCTTATATCTTCGTAGATTCAAAGATGTTGCAAACATGTTGGAGGAGAATATCCCTAGCAGagaaatagattcatctggaagtcTAACACTGTCAAGAGAGAGCGTAGAGCTTCTTCACAGCTACAATAGAATTGAACAATCAGTGGCAAaagttttcttcaagtgttttgtcTTATCCAAATTGAAAACATTCCTGTGTGTAGGGATGTCCAAGAGGGCTGAACGAGAGGAATGGAAGCACCTGGTTCTTGGACAGGCCTGCTGCcatttgggtatgatggaagatGCATTGCTCTTGCTTCAAAGTGGTAAAAGAGCTGCTTCTGCAGCCTTTAGACACAAAAGCATAAGCAGAAGTGAAGATTGTTTCTCTTCAGAGATCAGTATTTCTGAGTCTGACACTGTAACCCAAATGCTTGGAAACATCAAAACGTTGCTAAGAAGAAGAGCAGCTGGCCTGGCTGCACTAGATGCTGGTCATTACCTGGAGGCAGCAAGGCATTTCTCTAAAATTATTGATGGCAAAAAAGGAACTCCTCAGGGTTTCTTAGCAGAATGCTATGCGTATCGTGCAGCTGCTTATCAGTCATCTGGACGAGTGGCAGATGCAATTGCTGATTGCAACAGGACACTTGCGTTGGATCCAACTTGTATTGAAGCTATAACTACTCGAAAATCGCTTTACGAGTCAATCAGATGTTATACTGAGACTTTGCAAGACCTAGAGCATCTGAAGCTGCTTTACGAGTCCATTCTTCGTCACCAGAAGCTGCCTGGACCTGTTTGGAAGCAGCGGTGCATAAGATACAGAGATGCTGAAGGGAACTTGCAACACTTGAATCGACGGATCAACGACACATTACAGAGACTGTTTAGCCCTTACACAGTTGATtactataaacttctctctttgcAAAAGGGTTCTTGCACAAGGGCAGATGTGGAATGTGCTCATCGTTTGCTCACCTTGAGACATAAGCCTGATAAGGCTTCTCATTTTGTAGACCGGTGTGAGTTTGTAGATGACCGTGACATTGATGCTGTCAAAGATCAAGCTAAGATATCAGCTGCAATGTTGTGTAGATTGTTGCAAAAGGCACACACATCAGTAATGGCCTCTATCATGGaagaggaagcagagaaaaagaagctGAGAGAAGCTAATGATGTAAGAAGAAACAGCCATTTGAATGATAGGTCCCAGCAGATGCTTCATGTTAACGATAATACACCTAGGAATGGGATAAGAAATCCAAATCAAGCCTACTGCTATGTAGAAAGAGAAATTCATTCTGCTATGCTTTCTTCTGATCCCACATTTGTTGAATTTGGCTGTGAGGTTGAGCAAGCATGTACAAGAACATTTTCAGCTACAAATTTGGGATTTAGGAGTTCTTCTGATGAGATAGGTTGCAGCATACAAGATGGTGTTCATAGGATAAGTATATCAAGTGAAGCTACGGAATTTGGAGCATACAATTCTGTTGAGGAGGATACCATTCAGCAAGAATTTTTAGACAGTGGAGTCTTTCAATCTGTCTCCTGCAGGGACATGGCAGATGTAGGAAACATACTATCACATACT
- the LOC131064421 gene encoding uncharacterized protein LOC131064421 isoform X2 has product MSTSSASSSVKRHWWLSNRMLAEKHVRKARLLLQSQESADVFSAINLLDAALKLWPRCEKALELKARALLYLRRFKDVANMLEENIPSREIDSSGSLTLSRESVELLHSYNRIEQSVAKVFFKCFVLSKLKTFLCVGMSKRAEREEWKHLVLGQACCHLGMMEDALLLLQSGKRAASAAFRHKSISRSEDCFSSEISISESDTVTQMLGNIKTLLRRRAAGLAALDAGHYLEAARHFSKIIDGKKGTPQGFLAECYAYRAAAYQSSGRVADAIADCNRTLALDPTCIEAITTRKSLYESIRCYTETLQDLEHLKLLYESILRHQKLPGPVWKQRCIRYRDAEGNLQHLNRRINDTLQRLFSPYTVDYYKLLSLQKGSCTRADVECAHRLLTLRHKPDKASHFVDRCEFVDDRDIDAVKDQAKISAAMLCRLLQKAHTSVMASIMEEEAEKKKLREANDVRRNSHLNDRSQQMLHVNDNTPRNGIRNPNQAYCYVEREIHSAMLSSDPTFVEFGCEVEQACTRTFSATNLGFRSSSDEIGCSIQDGVHRISISSEATEFGAYNSVEEDTIQQEFLDSGVFQSVSCRDMADVGNILSHTFRSDSWMKVHQGHNITPLQVT; this is encoded by the exons ATGTCTACTTCATCTGCTTCTTCGTCTGTGAAGAGGCATTGGTGGCTAAGCAACAGAATG CTTGCAGAGAAGCATGTAAGGAAAGCTCGACTTTTACTTCAAAGCCAAGAATCAGCTGATGTCTTTTCAGCAATAAATCTCCTTGATGCTGCTCTCAAACTGTGGCCCAGATGTGAGAAGGCATTGGAGCTTAAAGCCAGGGCACTCTTATATCTTCGTAGATTCAAAGATGTTGCAAACATGTTGGAGGAGAATATCCCTAGCAGagaaatagattcatctggaagtcTAACACTGTCAAGAGAGAGCGTAGAGCTTCTTCACAGCTACAATAGAATTGAACAATCAGTGGCAAaagttttcttcaagtgttttgtcTTATCCAAATTGAAAACATTCCTGTGTGTAGGGATGTCCAAGAGGGCTGAACGAGAGGAATGGAAGCACCTGGTTCTTGGACAGGCCTGCTGCcatttgggtatgatggaagatGCATTGCTCTTGCTTCAAAGTGGTAAAAGAGCTGCTTCTGCAGCCTTTAGACACAAAAGCATAAGCAGAAGTGAAGATTGTTTCTCTTCAGAGATCAGTATTTCTGAGTCTGACACTGTAACCCAAATGCTTGGAAACATCAAAACGTTGCTAAGAAGAAGAGCAGCTGGCCTGGCTGCACTAGATGCTGGTCATTACCTGGAGGCAGCAAGGCATTTCTCTAAAATTATTGATGGCAAAAAAGGAACTCCTCAGGGTTTCTTAGCAGAATGCTATGCGTATCGTGCAGCTGCTTATCAGTCATCTGGACGAGTGGCAGATGCAATTGCTGATTGCAACAGGACACTTGCGTTGGATCCAACTTGTATTGAAGCTATAACTACTCGAAAATCGCTTTACGAGTCAATCAGATGTTATACTGAGACTTTGCAAGACCTAGAGCATCTGAAGCTGCTTTACGAGTCCATTCTTCGTCACCAGAAGCTGCCTGGACCTGTTTGGAAGCAGCGGTGCATAAGATACAGAGATGCTGAAGGGAACTTGCAACACTTGAATCGACGGATCAACGACACATTACAGAGACTGTTTAGCCCTTACACAGTTGATtactataaacttctctctttgcAAAAGGGTTCTTGCACAAGGGCAGATGTGGAATGTGCTCATCGTTTGCTCACCTTGAGACATAAGCCTGATAAGGCTTCTCATTTTGTAGACCGGTGTGAGTTTGTAGATGACCGTGACATTGATGCTGTCAAAGATCAAGCTAAGATATCAGCTGCAATGTTGTGTAGATTGTTGCAAAAGGCACACACATCAGTAATGGCCTCTATCATGGaagaggaagcagagaaaaagaagctGAGAGAAGCTAATGATGTAAGAAGAAACAGCCATTTGAATGATAGGTCCCAGCAGATGCTTCATGTTAACGATAATACACCTAGGAATGGGATAAGAAATCCAAATCAAGCCTACTGCTATGTAGAAAGAGAAATTCATTCTGCTATGCTTTCTTCTGATCCCACATTTGTTGAATTTGGCTGTGAGGTTGAGCAAGCATGTACAAGAACATTTTCAGCTACAAATTTGGGATTTAGGAGTTCTTCTGATGAGATAGGTTGCAGCATACAAGATGGTGTTCATAGGATAAGTATATCAAGTGAAGCTACGGAATTTGGAGCATACAATTCTGTTGAGGAGGATACCATTCAGCAAGAATTTTTAGACAGTGGAGTCTTTCAATCTGTCTCCTGCAGGGACATGGCAGATGTAGGAAACATACTATCACATACT